The genomic region GACCATCAGATATAATAAGGATACTCGTGAGTTGATTATGATCAAATTTCTTTGCAATCTCAATTCCGGCTAGTTTGCTGTCTTTATAATCTGAGAATTGCAATCCATGAGTGATGAACTTTGTTTTTTCGAAGCAGATCGCGGTCAATGAAATGGTATCATCATTTACTTGTGTATCGAAGATTTCGCCGGAGGTAGAATTCATTAAAATATCTGCCTTCGGATACTTGTTTCTTATTTCCTGATAAAAGCCGGTGCTGGAAAGTAGTATTCTGCTACCAAAAACAATTACCAATTGATAATGCTCAGCATCTTTTAAATCACTTCGAAGCGTTTCCCAGGTTTTCTCCGGTGTCCATTTGCATTGCTCTATTTTCATCTTGCCGTATTTTGCTCATTACTTTTACTGATAAAGAGCAGGATATGTTACGGCTAGATGGAAATCAGATCACTAAATCAGTGCGAAAATTAAAGATATCTTACATAAATTCTGTAAGGTTTTAATAAAAAAGTCATGAAAATGACTTTGTCAGAAGTTCGGCTTGAGTAAATACTTCGAATAGAAACTGTCTATCACATTTACAGCTTCCTCAGCAGAATCAACGAGTGTAAACAATTTGAGATCATCAGGATTGACGTATTTCTCTGTCACCAACACCTCTTTGATCCATTCAATTAAACCGCTCCAGTAGTCTTTTCCTACCATGACAATCGGGAATTTTCCGATTTTTCTGGTTTGTATCAACGTGAGTGATTCAAAAAGTTCATCCATCGTCCCAAAACCTCCGGGAAGAACAATGAAGCCTTGGGCATATTTGATGAACATCAGTTTCCTGACAAAAAAGTAATCGAACGTAATGCTTTTGTCTGTATCAATAAAAGGGTTAGGGGACTGCTCAAAGGGAAGTTTAATATTTAAACCGACGGATTTACCTTTTGCCTTTTGAGCACCTTTGTTTGCTGCTTCCATGATACCGGGACCGCCACCAGTAATGATACCATATCCCTCAACAGTTAACTTATAGGCAATTTCTTCCGCCAGTAAATAGTATTTTGTGTCGGCTTCAGTTCGTGCAGATCCGAAAATGGAAACGCAAGGACCAATTCTACTCATCTTTTCAAAACCCTCAACAAATTCGGCCATGATTTTAAATATCTGCCAGGTGTCTTGTGCTTTTATCTCCTGCCAATCTTTGTCAGTAAATGCTCTTCTGATTTTTGCTTCGTCTGTATTCATACTACTTAGGTAATTCGTTTATTTTACGCTATACTTTAACTAAAGTTCTATTGGATTGGATTTCTTTTTTAAGATACTGGGCTGTAACAGAAGATTTGTTTTTTATAATTTCTTCAGGTGTGCCTGTGCATAGTATGTTGCCTCCCCGTGAGCCTCCTTCAGGTCCGAGATCAATAACATGATCTGCCATCCGGATAACGTCCATATTGTGTTCAATTACTAAAACAGTATTTCCTTTATCAACCAATTTGTTTAATACTTCCAGTAGAATTCTTACATCTTCAAAATGCAAGCCGGTAGTGGGCTCATCAAAAATGTAAAATGTATTGCCCGTATCTCTTTTAGAAAGTTCTGCAGCCAGTTTTACACGCTGAGCTTCTCCTCCGGATAAAGTAGTGCTTTGTTGACCAAGTGTAAGATATCCCAACCCTACATCTTTTAAGGTGCGGATTTTATGTAATATCCCGGGCATGTTTTCAAAAAAATCTACAGCATGTTCAATGCTCATATTTAATACGTCATTGATTGATTTACCCCGATAACGAACATCCAGTATTTCCCTGTTGTATCGCTTCCCATTGCAACTTTCACATATGACATAAACATCCGGTAGAAAATTCATTTCAATGGTCCTCATTCCTGCTCCCTGGCATGTTTCACAACGACCACCTTTTACATTAAACGAAAACCATCCCGGAGGATAGCCTCTAACTTTTGCTTCATTCAATTGAGCATAAAGATTTCGAATGTCACTGAAAACACCGGAGTAGGTGGCAGGGTTTGATCTGGGCGTTCTTCCAATGGGACTTTGATCTATTTCAATGACCTTGTCAATATGTTCTAAGCCTTTCACTGACTTATAGTTTAATGGCTTGGTAAGAGATCTGTAAAAATGCTGATTAAGGATGGGGTAGAGTGTTTCGTTAATTAAAGTAGATTTACCACTTCCTGAGACACCACTTACACAAATGAACATGCCTAATGGAAAATCGACACTAACATTTTTCAAATTGTTTCCTTTAGCACCGTTTAATACCAGTGTTTTTCCGTTACCTTTTCTTCTTTTCCCATGAGTAATATGCATCTTTCCGGATAAGTATTGGCCGGTAAGTGAATCCGATTCAATGAGCTGATCGGCATCACCACTCGCTACAATCCTTCCACCATGAATTCCGGCACCCGGGCCAAGGTCTATGATATGGTCTGCTGCCAGTATTGTTTCCTTATCGTGCTCCACCACAATAACCGAATTACCAAGATCACGTAAATCTTTAAGGGATTGAATCAGTCGTGTGTTATCGCGTTGATGCAATCCGATACTGGGTTCATCTAAAATATACATTACCCCAACAAGTTGTGATCCAATTTGAGTGGCGAGACGTATGCGTTGTGATTCTCCACCTGAAAGTGACTTGGAACTTCGATTAAGAGTAAGGTAGTCGAGGCCGACGTCTAAAAGAAATTTTATTCTCTTGGAAATTTCTTTTAAAATTTCTTTAGCTATGGTTAATTGTTTTTTGGATAGTTTTTTATCAATGGATAAACTCCATTCATAAAGAAGAAGTATATCCATTTCGGCGAGTTCGGCAATATTCTTTCCGTCTATTTTAAAGTGAAGCGCTTCTTTTTTTAAGTCGGGAACCATTGCAATCAGAACAGGGGATGTAAGCCATAAATCCCTGTGCCCATTTTTTGAGTTTTCCCGATGAATTCGATTCGTTTAGCTGTGCGGAGATAAAACTTGCTATTCCCTCGAAGCTCATCGTGTAGCTGTTTACTGAGCCGGGTGTAAAATCTTTTTCAACGGTGAAAATTTCGTTGGAGCCATAGAGTATAACATTCAATGCTTCCTCTGAAATATCTTTTATCGGCGTCGCCATGGTGAAATCGAAGCGCTTGCCGATAGATTGAATCTGTTGATATATCCTGGAGTCTTTATATTCTCCCAGCGGAGTTATTCCTCCTTGTTTAATAGTTTTTGAAAAATCGGGGATCACAGTATTAATATCGATTTCCGGAATAGTGCCCATGCCATTGCATTTCGTACAAGCACCATAGGGGGAGTTAAATGAAAATGTATTCGGTGCCGGTTCATCATAAGAAATACCGGAAGTGGGACACATGAGATGCTGACTTAAATGACGGACTTTCTTGTCTTTTTCATTTAAAACCATCATGGTTCCTTTACCTTGTTTTAATGCGGTTTTAATGCTTTCATAAATTCGGAAGGAAGCGTCCTCATTGATATGTAATTTGTCAATGACAATTTCAATATCATGCGTTTTGTATCTATCGGCCTGTAAACCTCTCTTGATTTCAGTCAACTCGCCGTCTATTCTTACTCTAACAAATCCTTGTTGTGCAATCTGCTGGAAAAGTTCCCTGTAATGACCTTTTCTCCCTTTTACAACAGGTGCAAGTAATAAAATATTTTGATCGTCATATTGATTCATGACCACTTCACGAATTTGCTCATCTGACATACGGATCATTTTTTCTCCGGTGAGGTAGGAGTAAGCATCCGCCGTTCGTGCAAATAGTAATCGAAGGAAATCATAAATTTCCGTCACTGTTCCAACAGTTGATCGGGGATTTGTATTGGTGGTTTTTTGCTCGATGGAGATGACCGGACTTAAGCCCTTTATTTTATCCACATCCGGCCTTTCCATGTTTCCAAGAAACTGACGAGCGTAGGCCGAAAATGTTTCCATGTATCGCCGCTGACCTTCTGCATAAATGGTGTCAAATGCCAAAGAGCTTTTTCCGCTGCCACTTAGGCCGGTAAGGACAACCAATTTATTTCTCGGAAAGGTGACATCTATATTTTGCAGGTTATGAACTCTTGCTCCATATACCTCAACCCATTCTTCTTCTGATAACTTCATAAGGAAACCTTACACTTATAATTGAACTGCAAAGGTAGAATATGATTCCTTGAATTTGTAAACTTTTGTTTAACAATCTGTTGGCTAAGTGACTCTGATTTAATCATATATATATCCGGTGGATCTTACAGTTGAAATGTTTGCTGATTATTTGATAAGTATTTAAACGCCAATACTTAAATTATGGTATGCCAGGGAACTTAATACTTCTGAAGTCGTATGAATGCCATATGATTTCTGATAAGGTTCTGTTTCTTAGGCATAACACTCTCATCGGCAAGGCATCCCGCTTATTGCTGATGATGATAATTGTATTTGTCTCAAAGGTGCATGCGCAGAATCCTGTAGCTTCCTTTTCGGTGCCATCTTCACAAGGCTGTGTACCTTTTAATGTGCAGTTTAACAACACCTCAATCAATGCTGTTTCCTATCAATGGAGTTTTGGAAATGGCAATACCTCTACATTGGCAAATCCGAGTAATGTATTTACAATTGCCGGAACATATACTGTAACATTGACGGCATTTAGTTCAAATGGCAGCTCCAATTCATACTCAAGTCAGATTATTGTTCAGCCAAAACCTGCGGCGAACTTTTCTGTGGATATCAATTCAGGATGTCAGAATAGTCAGATTTTCACTTTTACGAATTTATCTACAAACTTTGATTCTTGTAACTGGGATTTTGGTGATGGAACAACAAGTAATCAGTGGAA from Bacteroidota bacterium harbors:
- a CDS encoding TIGR00730 family Rossman fold protein, producing the protein MNTDEAKIRRAFTDKDWQEIKAQDTWQIFKIMAEFVEGFEKMSRIGPCVSIFGSARTEADTKYYLLAEEIAYKLTVEGYGIITGGGPGIMEAANKGAQKAKGKSVGLNIKLPFEQSPNPFIDTDKSITFDYFFVRKLMFIKYAQGFIVLPGGFGTMDELFESLTLIQTRKIGKFPIVMVGKDYWSGLIEWIKEVLVTEKYVNPDDLKLFTLVDSAEEAVNVIDSFYSKYLLKPNF